A genomic window from Diospyros lotus cultivar Yz01 chromosome 2, ASM1463336v1, whole genome shotgun sequence includes:
- the LOC127794847 gene encoding uncharacterized protein LOC127794847 codes for MADDGEDVTPFWVESSANRRRRSGVRPSSLFLNSGVLLFLLCLTAVFFLVVVVPSIVSSTAKIFRPNLVKKSWDSINLVLVLFALLFGFLSRNRNYDSSFDQDHSRTVSSNEVRKSSSSTVYQWYGDSDRMVDSYAAVGKLRRTYSSYPDLREVSPLDVTADDRWRFSDDTQVDAFRYADSDQLHRRRSWKRAQEEEEDKDAFDNSKTIHVDTLVIRAREASPSSPPPPASAPPAVRRRTRRVSEMEEKERVEEPMKFESLAVPLTYPPPSQPVVRRKPKRTYESVAHKEKRNEELKNESEPVESATSPIVLPTTSPPPATSSEKSSKSDRKRGGANATKDFLTSLYHQGKKKKKRRQKSVESFETLIQSQAHTPPPPPPPPPPPPPPSVFHNLLSSKKGKGKKTISVPPPPPSFTAPRASKTLAQNSTLAASKPPLPLQVTSFSSVEESSNSGGESPLNSGRLPHIPIPPPPPPPPFKMPSWKFVVQGDYVRIGSMNSSRSGSPDLDDTESPRSDFSVESGGTMTAVDSGEVAALFCPSPDVNAKADMFIAKFKAGLKLQKINSIKQKHGRGPSTLGPDSKPETGPSPI; via the coding sequence ATGGCAGATGATGGGGAAGACGTGACGCCATTTTGGGTAGAGAGCTCCGCCAATCGACGCCGCCGCAGCGGCGTCCGTCCGTCCTCACTCTTCCTCAACTCTGGCGTCCTGCTCTTCCTCCTGTGTTTAACTGCAGTATTCTTCTTGGTCGTCGTAGTTCCCTCAATTGTCTCTTCCACAGCCAAGATCTTCAGGCCCAATTTGGTCAAGAAAAGCTGGGATTCCATCAACTTGGTGCTCGTTCTCTTCGCCCTCCTCTTCGGCTTTCTCAGTAGGAACAGGAACTACGATTCCAGCTTCGATCAAGATCACAGTCGGACTGTTTCCAGTAATGAGGTTCGGAAGTCCAGCTCCTCGACGGTTTATCAGTGGTATGGAGATTCCGACCGGATGGTGGATAGTTACGCCGCAGTCGGAAAGTTGCGCCGGACTTACAGCTCCTACCCAGATCTGCGTGAAGTCTCGCCGTTGGACGTCACCGCGGATGATCGCTGGAGATTTTCCGATGATACACAGGTGGATGCCTTCCGGTACGCCGACTCCGATCAGCTCCATCGGCGCCGGAGCTGGAAACGGGcccaagaggaagaagaagacaaggatGCATTTGATAACAGCAAGACTATTCACGTTGATACATTGGTGATTCGTGCCAGGGAAGCTTCGCCGTCTTCTCCGCCGCCGCCGGCGTCGGCACCGCCGGCTGTTCGTCGGAGAACGAGGCGTGTGTCTGAGAtggaagagaaggagagagtAGAAGAACCAATGAAATTTGAGTCGCTGGCGGTTCCGTTGACGTATCCACCGCCGTCGCAGCCCGTTGTTCGTCGGAAACCTAAGAGGACATACGAAAGTGTTGCGCAtaaagagaagagaaatgagGAACTGAAGAATGAATCAGAGCCCGTGGAATCTGCAACTTCACCGATTGTGTTGCCTACGACTTCGCCGCCGCCGGCGACTTCTTCGGAGAAGAGCAGCAAAAGTGACCGGAAAAGAGGTGGCGCAAATGCGACTAAAGACTTCTTGACCTCACTCTACCACcaaggcaagaagaagaagaagcgaaGGCAAAAGAGCGTCGAAAGTTTCGAAACCCTAATTCAGTCTCAAGCTCATACTCcaccgcctcctcctcctcctcctccgccgccgccgccaccttCAGTCTTCCACAATTTGCTCTCATCTAAGAAGGGCAAAGGCAAGAAAACCATCTCGGTCCCTCCCCCGCCGCCCTCGTTCACGGCGCCGCGTGCATCAAAAACCCTAGCCCAAAATTCAACTCTCGCAGCTAGTAAACCTCCATTGCCGCTACAGGTAACCAGTTTCAGCAGCGTAGAGGAGAGCTCTAACAGCGGCGGCGAGTCCCCGCTGAACAGTGGCCGATTGCCTCATATTCCGattccgccgccgccgcccccGCCGCCGTTCAAAATGCCGAGCTGGAAGTTTGTGGTGCAAGGCGATTACGTAAGGATCGGGAGCATGAACAGCTCGCGAAGCGGGTCTCCGGATCTCGACGACACAGAGTCCCCCAGGAGTGATTTCTCGGTCGAGTCCGGGGGGACTATGACCGCCGTTGATAGCGGCGAAGTGGCGGCGCTGTTCTGCCCGAGCCCAGACGTGAACGCCAAAGCCGACATGTTCATAGCCAAGTTCAAGGCTGGGCTTAAGCTTCAGAAAATCAATTCCATCAAGCAAAAACATGGGCGGGGCCCGTCAACTCTCGGCCCAGATTCAAAGCCCGAAACAGGCCCTAGTCCAATTTGA
- the LOC127794513 gene encoding 60S ribosomal protein L18a-like protein, producing MDQRLLADVKEHQNGNYVLTRDAEDNQLGKFDKPLPCCGCGIGWFSFLLGFVFPLMWYYATILYFWKYYHQDPRERAGLAANAIAAMIFTVVALIVVAAILL from the exons ATGGATCAAA GGCTCTTAGCAGATGTCAAGGAGCATCAGAATGGCAACTATGTGCTGACAAGGGATGCGGAAGACAACCAATTGGGAAAGTTTGACAAACCCCTTCCATGCTGTGGCTGTGGAATTGGATGGTTCTC TTTTTTGCTTGGATTTGTATTTCCATTGATGTGGTATTATGCCACAATTCTCTATTTTTGGAAGTACTACCACCAGGATCCCAGAGAACGAGCAGGGCTCGCTGCCAATGCGATTGCC GCTATGATTTTCACAGTAGTGGCACTGATTGTCGTAGCTGCTATTCTGCTGTGA